A part of Aegilops tauschii subsp. strangulata cultivar AL8/78 chromosome 2, Aet v6.0, whole genome shotgun sequence genomic DNA contains:
- the LOC109769786 gene encoding 9-beta-pimara-7,15-diene synthase, chloroplastic: MATPTQAGASFRLLQSGPHHQSILLATALSFVPKCELQVRRHGTRTPPRVSFVCSAEQAFRRPSTEPPCVEAILAGENIGLRNVERDARIRKHLKKPELSPSAYDTAWVAMVPLPDSAPQAPCFPQCVEWILQNQHCSGYWGINEFGLLPNKDILLSTLACIIALKKWNVGSDHIRRGLEFIGKNISTVMDEQIVPPIGFSLIFPGMLNHAIGMGLEFPIKENDISGILHLREMELTRLAGEKSCGKEAYLAYVAQEGLVSLLDCNEVMNFQRKNGSLFNSPAATAAALVHRYDDKALQYLDSIVNIYGSAVPTMYPQNIYYQLSMVDALEKIGISRHFSSEINSILDKSYISWLQRDDEIMLDVETCAMAFRLLRMNGYDVSSDELSHVAEASTFHSSLEGYLNDTKSLLELYKASKVCLSENELILENIGNWSGRLLTEKLCCDGTDRMPIFGEVEYTLKFPFYATVEPLDHKTNIEHFDSRVFTQLKTKNVPSHVNEDLLDFAVEDFSFSQSIYQDELGHIESWEKENRLDQLKFLRKGTLINCYLSAAATISTHELSDARITCAKTIALVVVADDFFDVGASKEEQENLIALIEKWDQHHQVEFYSEQVEVVFSAFYTTVNQIGEMASAVQKCDITKHLVETWLHYLRSVATEAEWQRNQYVPTVEEYMTEGATSYAMGPIMLTSLYFVQQSLKEYIIKSPEYNELVRLKGTCGRLLNDTRSFERESSDGKLNIISLLVLHSGGSMSIEAAQEVIQESIATCRKDLLRVVVREDRVVPRPCKEMFWRFCRTSHLFYSQTDGFSSPKEMLHTMNAIFREPLKLQTSGSSFVVQPDK; the protein is encoded by the exons ATGGCGACTCCGACACAAGCTGGTGCCTCTTTCCGCCTCCTTCAGTCTGGGCCTCATCACCAATCCATCCTCCTCGCGACCGCTCTCTCGTTCGTGCCAAAGTGTGAGTTGCAGGTGCGCCGTCATGGAACAAGAACGCCTCCTCGCGTCAGCTTCGTCTGCTCGGCCGAGCAGGCCTTCAGGCGTCCTTCCACTGAACCAC CATGTGTGGAGGCGATATTAGCAGGAGAAAATATAGGCCTGCGCAATGTG GAACGGGATGCTAGAATACGGAAGCATCTGAAAAAACCTGAACTGTCACCATCTGCGTATGACACGGCATGGGTGGCTATGGTGCCATTGCCGGACTCCGCTCCGCAGGCTCCATGCTTTCCTCAGTGCGTTGAATGGATATTGCAAAATCAACACTGTAGTGGTTATTGGGGTATCAACGAATTTGGCTTATTACCCAACAAAGATATTCTCTTATCCACATTGGCATGTATCATTGCACTTAAGAAATGGAACGTTGGCTCCGACCACATAAGGAGAG GACTAGAATTTATTGGAAAAAACATCTCCACGGTAATGGATGAACAGATTGTTCCCCCTATAGGCTTCAGTCTAATTTTCCCTGGTATGCTTAACCATGCTATCGGGATGGGTCTGGAATTTCCAATCAAAGAAAATGATATCAGTGGGATACTTCACCTCCGTGAGATGGAGCTGACAAG ACTGGCTGGGGAGAAATCTTGTGGGAAAGAAGCATATTTGGCCTATGTTGCACAAGAAGGGTTAGTAAGCCTGCTGGACTGCAATGAAGTTATGAACTTCCAGAGAAAGAATGGGTCCTTGTTCAACTCTCCTGCCGCAACTGCTGCTGCATTAGTCCACCGCTACGATGATAAAGCTCTCCAATACCTCGATTCCATTGTCAATATTTATGGCAGTGCAG TACCAACAATGTACCCACAGAATATATATTATCAGCTCTCAATGGTGGATGCGCTCGAAAAGATTGGAATATCTCGGCATTTTTCCAGTGAGATAAACAGCATCCTGGATAAGTCATACAT TTCCTGGTTACAGAGAGATGACGAAATAATGCTAGATGTAGAAACATGTGCAATGGCGTTTCGCCTTTTACGGATGAATGGATATGATGTTTCGTCAG ACGAGTTGTCCCATGTTGCTGAAGCCTCCACTTTCCATAGCTCACTTGAAGGATATTTAAATGATACAAAATCTTTATTAGAGTTATATAAGGCTTCAAAAGTATGCTTGTCAGAAAATGAATTGATCCTGGAGAACATAGGTAACTGGTCAGGCCGTTTATTGACAGAAAAGTTGTGCTGTGATGGGACAGATAGAATGCCAATTTTCGGAGAG GTGGAATATACTCTTAAGTTTCCATTTTATGCAACAGTGGAACCGCTAGACCATAAGACTAACATTGAACATTTTGATTCTAGGGTTTTTACACAGTTAAAGACAAAAAATGT GCCGTCTCATGTCAATGAAGATCTTCTAGACTTTGCGGTTGAAGATTTCAGTTTCTCTCAATCTATATATCAGGATGAACTCGGCCACATCGAGAG TTGGGAGAAAGAAAACAGGCTGGACCAGCTAAAATTTCTACGCAAGGGGACTCTGATAAATTGTTATCTCTCTGCTGCTGCCACCATATCCACTCACGAACTCTCTGATGCACGTATTACATGTGCGAAAACTATTGCACTCGTAGTTGTTGCTGATGACTTCTTTGATGTTGGAGCatcaaaagaagaacaagaaaacCTCATAGCATTAATAGAGAA GTGGGATCAACATCACCAAGTTGAGTTCTACTCTGAGCAAGTAGAAGTAGTATTTTCTGCTTTCTATACTACAGTTAACCAGATTGGAGAAATGGCTTCTGCTGTGCAAAAGTGTGATATAACAAAGCACCTGGTTGAAACA TGGCTACATTACTTGAGATCTGTGGCAACCGAGGCAGAATGGCAACGGAATCAATATGTGCCAACAGTTGAGGAATACATGACAGAAGGGGCTACTTCATATGCAATGGGCCCCATTATGCTCACCTCACTGTATTTTGTCCAACAAAGCCTCAAAGAGTACATTATCAAAAGCCCAGAATACAATGAGTTGGTTAGACTAAAGGGCACCTGTGGCCGTCTCCTGAATGATACCCGAAGCTTCGAG AGGGAGTCCAGTGATGGAAAACTGAACATCATCTCACTGCTTGTTCTTCACAGTGGAGGTTCCATGTCCATTGAAGCTGCTCAAGAGGTGATACAAGAGTCAATAGCCACGTGTCGGAAAGACCTACTAAGGGTGGTCGTTAGAGAAGACCGTGTTGTTCCGAGGCCATGCAAGGAGATGTTCTGGAGGTTTTGTAGGACAAGTCACTTGTTCTACTCTCAGACCGATGGATTTTCCTCGCCCAAGGAAATGCTCCACACGATGAATGCAATTTTCAGAGAACCACTCAAACTCCAAACTTCCGGTTCTTCATTCGTTGTTCAACCAGACAAATAA